In Cryptomeria japonica chromosome 10, Sugi_1.0, whole genome shotgun sequence, a genomic segment contains:
- the LOC131859130 gene encoding metalloendoproteinase 1-MMP-like — MLKTIRIQGLVAYAVAILIVVSMISIIHQYDQKSHELEPLIMAQGLQVLQNTKWKVIPGKRIWHSKRSLTYAISNMVESDIISRNDIRSSIASAFSSWASVITLTFEEIDNFKAADIKIEFFSGEHGDGSPFDGKMGILSHAFAPEDGRFHLDSDEIWTVNIGRTDDECAIDLETVALHEIGHLIGLDHSNVTGSVMFPSIEARSVNRELKPDDIEGARYLYGPSNHFNNMPEPGSYYYTAATMPAPLPCFSILFPFILSSILFLCG, encoded by the coding sequence ATGCTGAAAACAATAAGAATCCAAGGACTTGTTGCATATGCAGTTGCAATTCTAATAGTAGTCTCCATGATTTCAATAATCCATCAGTATGATCAGAAGAGCCATGAGTTGGAGCCTCTGATAATGGCTCAAGGCCTCCAAGTTCTACAAAACACCAAATGGAAAGTTATTCCAGGAAAGAGAATTTGGCACTCCAAGAGAAGTTTAACTTACGCCATTTCAAACATGGTGGAATCAGATATCATATCAAGAAACGACATCAGATCTTCTATTGCCTCAGCTTTTTCATCATGGGCTTCTGTGATAACCCTCACTTTTGAGGAGATTGATAATTTCAAGGCAGCAGATATAAAGATTGAATTTTTTTCAGGTGAGCATGGAGATGGGTCCCCATTTGATGGAAAGATGGGTATATTATCCCATGCATTTGCTCCTGAAGATGGAAGATTTCATCTGGATAGTGATGAAATATGGACTGTGAATATTGGTCGCACAGATGATGAATGCGCCATTGATCTGGAAACTGTTGCACTTCATGAAATCGGGCATCTCATTGGATTGGATCATTCTAATGTTACAGGCTCTGTAATGTTTCCCAGCATTGAGGCCAGGTCTGTTAATAGAGAGCTCAAGCCTGATGATATAGAGGGTGCCAGATATCTTTATGGTCCTTCCAACCATTTTAATAACATGCCAGAGCCTGGATCTTATTATTATACTGCTGCTACTATGCCTGCCCCACTTCCTTGCTTTTCTATCTTGTTCCCTTTTATCCTCTCTAGTATTTTGTTTCTCTGTGGTTGA